One Sphingopyxis macrogoltabida genomic region harbors:
- the purF gene encoding amidophosphoribosyltransferase, translating into MLTTHPFDDDKLREECGVFGIYGAESAAAVVALGLHALQHRGQEAAGITAFDGKEFHTHRAMGHVAGNFDRDDIMRQLAGASSIGHVRYATTGETSLRNVQPLFADLSTGGFAVSHNGNISNATALKRILVRRGSIFQSTSDTEVIIHLVATSNYRTLLDRFIDALKQVEGAYSLICLTAEGMIGCRDPLGIRPLVIGKLGDAHILASETVALDVVGAEFVRSVEPGELVIIRDGELTSHRPFAERAARPCIFEYVYFSRPDSIVDGTSVYSVRKAIGAELAREDPVDADLVIPVPDSGTPAALGYAQESGIPFELGIIRSHYVGRTFIQPGDKVRHLGVKLKHNANRALIAGKRIVLIDDSIVRGTTSLKIVQMMRDAGAAEVHMRIASPPTQHSCFYGVDTPERAKLLAAQMTVGQMANFINADSLSFLTIDGLYRALGEAKRSDDSPQYCDACFTGDYPTTLTDFDEHALEDQFSLLAERVV; encoded by the coding sequence ATGCTGACGACCCATCCTTTCGATGACGACAAACTCCGCGAGGAGTGCGGCGTCTTTGGCATATATGGCGCCGAGAGCGCCGCCGCGGTTGTCGCGCTGGGGCTCCATGCCCTGCAGCACCGCGGACAGGAAGCCGCGGGTATTACCGCCTTCGACGGCAAGGAATTCCACACCCATCGCGCGATGGGCCATGTCGCGGGCAATTTCGACCGCGACGACATCATGCGCCAGCTCGCAGGGGCCTCGTCGATCGGCCATGTCCGCTATGCGACGACAGGCGAAACCTCGCTGCGCAACGTCCAGCCGCTGTTCGCTGACCTGTCGACGGGCGGCTTCGCCGTCTCGCACAACGGCAATATTTCCAACGCGACCGCGCTGAAGCGCATCCTCGTCCGCCGCGGTTCGATCTTTCAGTCGACCAGCGATACCGAGGTGATCATCCACCTCGTCGCGACCTCGAATTATCGCACGCTGCTCGATCGCTTCATCGATGCGCTGAAACAGGTCGAGGGCGCCTATTCGCTGATCTGCCTGACCGCCGAGGGCATGATCGGCTGCCGCGACCCCCTCGGCATCCGCCCGCTCGTCATCGGCAAGCTCGGCGACGCGCATATTCTCGCGTCTGAAACGGTCGCGCTCGACGTCGTCGGCGCCGAATTTGTCCGCTCGGTCGAACCGGGCGAACTCGTGATCATCCGCGACGGCGAACTGACCTCGCATCGCCCGTTCGCCGAACGCGCGGCGCGCCCGTGCATCTTCGAATATGTCTATTTCTCGCGCCCCGATTCGATTGTCGACGGCACGAGCGTCTATTCGGTGCGCAAGGCAATCGGCGCCGAACTGGCGCGAGAAGATCCGGTCGACGCCGACCTGGTCATTCCGGTGCCCGACTCGGGTACGCCCGCGGCGCTCGGCTACGCACAGGAATCGGGCATCCCTTTCGAGCTCGGCATTATCCGCTCGCACTATGTCGGGCGCACCTTCATCCAGCCGGGCGACAAGGTCCGGCACCTGGGCGTCAAGCTGAAGCACAACGCCAACCGCGCGTTGATCGCGGGCAAGCGCATCGTCCTCATCGACGATTCGATCGTCCGCGGCACAACCAGCCTGAAGATCGTCCAGATGATGCGCGATGCCGGCGCTGCCGAGGTGCATATGCGCATCGCGAGCCCGCCGACGCAGCATAGCTGCTTCTACGGCGTCGATACCCCCGAACGGGCAAAGCTGCTCGCCGCGCAGATGACCGTCGGCCAGATGGCGAACTTCATCAATGCCGACAGCCTGTCGTTCCTGACGATCGACGGCCTCTATCGCGCGCTGGGCGAAGCGAAGCGCAGCGACGACAGCCCGCAATATTGCGACGCCTGCTTCACCGGCGACTATCCAACGACGTTGACCGATTTCGACGAGCATGCGCTGGAAGATCAATTTTCGCTACTTGCCGAACGGGTTGTCTGA
- a CDS encoding serine hydrolase domain-containing protein — protein MRRFLAAVLVCTAAAGCSAPATSDTTDQLPKDLNVLFWTQDQRDAAFRTMETVPKVVVNTVKAGGPVYPLPEGKPLDLGADVDAYMAKQRNAGLIIVQDGKIRLEKYALGYGAGGRWTSFSVAKSFTSTLVGAAVKDGYIKSLDDKVTTYIPALKGSAYDDVSVQQLLTMTSGVKWNEDYTDPKSDVALFNLQKPVAGEDITVSYMKTLPREAPAGSKWVYKTGETNLIGVLVSSATGKTLSAYLSEKIWKPFGMEQDAVWMLGATGHEISGCCMSASLKDYARFGQFILNGGVAGGKQVLPDGWLASATTKQASIDLPGRGYGYQWWTNDDGSFAAQGIFGQGIFIDPKRKLVIASNGNWPTATDPEGVGAAREAFYKSVQAAIDKESAK, from the coding sequence ATGCGAAGATTTTTGGCGGCGGTGCTGGTGTGCACTGCGGCGGCGGGGTGCAGCGCGCCCGCAACCTCCGACACGACCGACCAACTGCCAAAGGATCTGAATGTGCTGTTCTGGACCCAGGATCAACGCGACGCTGCTTTCCGCACGATGGAAACGGTGCCGAAGGTTGTCGTGAACACCGTCAAGGCCGGCGGCCCCGTCTATCCGCTGCCGGAAGGCAAGCCGCTCGATCTTGGGGCCGACGTCGATGCCTATATGGCAAAACAGCGCAATGCCGGGCTGATCATCGTGCAGGACGGGAAAATCCGGCTCGAGAAATATGCGCTCGGCTATGGCGCCGGGGGGCGCTGGACGAGTTTTTCGGTCGCGAAAAGCTTTACCTCGACCCTTGTCGGTGCGGCGGTCAAGGACGGTTATATCAAGAGCCTCGACGACAAGGTGACGACCTATATCCCGGCGCTCAAGGGTTCGGCCTATGACGATGTCTCGGTGCAGCAGCTGCTGACGATGACGTCGGGCGTGAAGTGGAACGAGGATTACACCGATCCAAAATCCGATGTCGCGCTGTTCAACCTGCAAAAGCCGGTCGCGGGAGAGGACATAACTGTCAGCTATATGAAGACCTTGCCGCGCGAAGCGCCCGCCGGGTCGAAATGGGTATACAAGACCGGCGAGACCAATTTGATCGGCGTGCTGGTATCGAGCGCGACGGGCAAGACGCTGTCGGCCTATCTGTCCGAGAAGATCTGGAAACCGTTCGGCATGGAGCAGGACGCGGTGTGGATGCTCGGCGCGACGGGACACGAAATCAGCGGCTGTTGCATGTCGGCGAGCCTCAAGGATTATGCCCGCTTCGGCCAGTTCATCCTGAACGGGGGTGTCGCGGGCGGCAAGCAGGTGCTGCCCGACGGCTGGCTCGCTTCGGCAACGACCAAACAGGCTTCGATCGACCTGCCCGGCCGCGGCTATGGCTATCAATGGTGGACCAACGACGACGGCAGCTTCGCCGCGCAGGGCATCTTCGGGCAGGGGATTTTCATCGACCCGAAACGCAAGCTGGTGATCGCATCGAACGGCAACTGGCCCACCGCGACCGACCCCGAGGGTGTCGGAGCCGCGCGCGAGGCTTTCTATAAGTCGGTGCAGGCGGCGATCGACAAGGAATCTGCCAAATAG
- the hisI gene encoding phosphoribosyl-AMP cyclohydrolase, which produces MDSQRDATDQFLPRFDASGLVTAIVTDAATGTLLMVAHMNAEAIERTQATGQAHFWSRSRGQLWRKGETSGNGLTLVEMRVDCDQDALLLSVDPAGPACHTGRRSCFYRRVEADGHLTFLDDDAHG; this is translated from the coding sequence ATGGACAGCCAGCGCGACGCCACCGACCAGTTTCTGCCCCGTTTCGACGCCTCCGGCCTGGTGACGGCAATCGTCACCGACGCGGCAACCGGCACGCTGTTGATGGTCGCGCACATGAATGCCGAGGCGATCGAGCGCACGCAGGCGACGGGGCAGGCTCATTTCTGGTCGCGCTCGCGCGGACAATTGTGGCGCAAGGGCGAGACGTCGGGCAACGGGCTGACGCTGGTCGAGATGCGCGTCGATTGCGATCAGGACGCGCTGTTGTTGAGCGTCGACCCTGCCGGCCCCGCGTGCCACACCGGGCGCCGTTCGTGCTTCTATCGCCGCGTCGAGGCCGATGGACACCTGACTTTCCTCGACGACGATGCGCACGGCTGA
- a CDS encoding SAM-dependent methyltransferase codes for MNTHVSPRRGKELLRADRAYRSGGLTARLIAGAPAGLFHRMLDRIDSGLDYGTIEGHLPDGSVRLLGGRGKGPAAVVHLHHWASLVRLALSGSVGWYRAWERGEWSSPDPVPLFDLFMRNGEALGDVGRAHGPWRWLNKIVHALRRNDRRGARRNIHAHYDLGNDFYRLWLDTGMNYSSALFLKPDQTLEEAQIAKVDAILDQLDLRSGSRLLEIGCGWGALGERAVERHDVLYTGITLSPSQAEIADARLHAIDLSQRSRVEICDYRDARGPYDAIASVEMVEAVGEAYWPAYLDAIARLLRPGGKAAIQYILINDALFERYTASSDFIQAYIFPGGCLISESRFRALAEARGLAWGDVRRFGSDYAETLCQWRKRFDAAVEAGQLPAGFDGRFVRLWRYYLQYCEGGFRGGGIDVAQVTLEKKA; via the coding sequence ATGAACACGCATGTCAGTCCCAGACGCGGCAAGGAGTTGCTGCGGGCGGATCGGGCTTATCGCTCGGGCGGATTGACGGCGCGGCTGATCGCCGGGGCGCCGGCGGGACTGTTTCACCGCATGCTCGACCGCATCGACAGCGGCCTCGATTATGGAACCATCGAAGGCCATTTGCCCGACGGGAGCGTCCGGCTGCTCGGCGGGCGGGGGAAAGGGCCCGCTGCGGTGGTCCATCTCCATCACTGGGCGTCGCTTGTCCGCCTCGCGCTGTCGGGTTCGGTCGGCTGGTACCGCGCGTGGGAACGCGGCGAATGGTCTTCACCCGACCCGGTGCCGCTGTTCGACCTGTTCATGCGCAACGGCGAAGCCCTCGGCGACGTCGGTCGCGCGCACGGGCCGTGGCGCTGGCTCAACAAGATTGTCCATGCCCTCCGTCGCAACGACCGTCGCGGGGCGCGGCGGAACATTCATGCCCATTATGATTTGGGCAATGATTTCTATCGTTTGTGGCTCGACACGGGGATGAACTATTCCAGCGCGTTATTTCTGAAACCCGATCAGACGCTGGAAGAGGCGCAGATCGCAAAAGTCGATGCAATCCTCGACCAGCTCGACCTGCGGTCGGGAAGCCGGCTGCTCGAGATCGGCTGCGGTTGGGGGGCACTCGGCGAACGCGCGGTCGAGCGGCACGACGTGCTCTACACCGGTATCACCCTGTCGCCATCGCAGGCCGAAATCGCCGACGCACGGCTGCATGCGATCGACCTCTCGCAACGCTCGCGGGTCGAGATTTGCGATTATCGCGACGCAAGGGGGCCGTATGACGCCATTGCCAGTGTCGAGATGGTCGAGGCGGTGGGCGAGGCCTATTGGCCGGCCTACCTCGATGCGATCGCACGGCTGCTGCGTCCCGGCGGCAAGGCGGCCATTCAGTATATCCTGATCAACGATGCGCTGTTCGAGCGATATACGGCGAGCAGCGACTTCATTCAGGCCTATATCTTCCCGGGCGGCTGCCTGATTTCGGAAAGCCGTTTTCGTGCGCTGGCCGAAGCCCGCGGGCTGGCCTGGGGCGACGTACGGCGCTTTGGCAGCGATTATGCCGAGACGCTTTGCCAGTGGCGCAAACGCTTCGACGCGGCGGTCGAGGCAGGGCAGCTCCCTGCCGGCTTCGACGGCCGTTTCGTGCGGCTCTGGCGCTATTATCTGCAATATTGCGAGGGCGGCTTCCGCGGCGGCGGAATCGACGTCGCGCAAGTCACGCTCGAAAAGAAGGCCTGA
- a CDS encoding SDR family NAD(P)-dependent oxidoreductase produces the protein MKTEELAGQVALVTGASRGIGEAIAESLAARGAHVVITARTVGGLEELEDRIHSAGGSATIAPLDLTDGDSIARLAAAMAERWQQLDMLILNAAMLGTLTPVAAIDGKEFNRLLTLNLIAQQALIANFDPLLRRSANGRLLALSSSVAREPRAYWGAYAASKAALETLVTSYGAEMRNISTIRTAILDPGGTRTQMRARAYPGEDPQSIKDPDAVGEFVANLMAQGFDSTAFHALPKVMADA, from the coding sequence ATGAAGACTGAAGAACTGGCGGGGCAGGTCGCGCTTGTCACCGGCGCGAGCCGAGGCATCGGCGAAGCCATCGCGGAATCGCTGGCCGCACGCGGCGCGCATGTCGTGATCACCGCCCGCACGGTCGGCGGGCTCGAAGAGCTGGAAGACCGCATCCATAGCGCCGGCGGCAGCGCGACGATCGCGCCGCTCGACCTGACCGACGGTGACAGTATCGCGCGCCTTGCGGCCGCGATGGCCGAGCGCTGGCAGCAACTCGACATGCTGATCCTCAACGCCGCCATGCTCGGCACGCTGACCCCGGTGGCCGCCATCGACGGCAAGGAATTCAACAGGCTGCTGACGCTGAATCTCATTGCGCAGCAGGCGCTGATTGCCAATTTCGACCCGCTGCTGCGCCGCTCTGCCAATGGCCGCCTGCTGGCCTTGTCCAGCAGCGTCGCGCGCGAACCGCGCGCCTATTGGGGCGCCTATGCTGCATCGAAGGCCGCGCTGGAAACTTTGGTCACGAGTTATGGCGCCGAAATGCGCAATATCTCGACCATACGCACCGCGATCCTCGACCCCGGCGGCACGCGCACCCAGATGCGCGCTCGCGCCTATCCCGGCGAAGATCCGCAAAGCATCAAGGACCCGGATGCGGTCGGCGAATTTGTCGCGAATCTGATGGCCCAAGGCTTCGACAGCACCGCATTCCATGCGCTGCCGAAGGTGATGGCGGACGCTTAA